From a single Eremothecium sinecaudum strain ATCC 58844 chromosome III, complete sequence genomic region:
- the SWR1 gene encoding chromatin-remodeling protein SWR1 (Syntenic homolog of Ashbya gossypii ADR309W; Syntenic homolog of Saccharomyces cerevisiae YDR334W (SWR1)) has protein sequence MTQGSQSDQLATWYYEYDLLTNELFHLHEFTSLLEFDPAYRNESDAFRVFLEDCKLSLNVADDERDANIEESNAARRIRRRQKRMQGSGSDEERILEIRQRVAEMYFQLERRLQGSSVEANRPEGADEDHRTDKRKRKRPDSGGSVNKMKKVGKNGRLVVKGEDTREDIRGDEEDELTNTKDTGVKMDILSSDADVTGCKLPMLGPVNEEEYDSFYFTTSSEDEGLVGGDDRSSKRGAKVLPRIKILVQPPKQTITNYLHANKPDFSSLHEFLQSYRSLDEDLSIEEYQDYIAEQRKTIAALQRGFERGVLRYDAATDSIQGISIKDVQSNQWNKAEPISVYYKEQEKLALHDHLVNHGVAMSKVFQENKRLRISRARKVSQMIEQHFKHIAGAEERKSKEEEKRRKALARVAIQAVKKRWGLAERAYRVLKKDEEEQLKRIQGKKHLSKMLEQSTQLLGAQLNQFDSDDSDTGTEYSDSEEVDSDEVMSTSSSEAEDDHQGTNAEDDSKLTVEELRDKYSGIDQLDDGSPNPKLQPSSAEIASDYDQQSTEQSVIEEERTLTSALNECEDSVLDEDDSGSLSEDTGSDVDSVSSDQSSDTTQTKQSQLASLFDQMDDDEADVEVRYSSDEPSSYEERDLSDKSDDVSDENPSLEPIAASPETLDEKDKPRPRTPNDSLSVVDVPIPSLLRGVLRIYQKQGLNWLASLYNNNTNGILADEMGLGKTIQTISLLAYLACEKENWGPHLIIVPTSVLLNWEMEFKRFAPGFKVLTYYGSPQQRKEKRKGWNKPDAFHVCITSYQLVVHDQHSFKRKRWQYMILDEAHNIKNFRSTRWQALLNFNTRRRLLLTGTPLQNNIAELWSLLYFLMPQTAMENGTISGFADLAAFQQWFGKPVDRIIATEGEHDDETKQTVSKLHQVLRPYLLRRLKADVEKQMPAKYEHIVYCRLSKRQRFLYDDFMSRAQTKATLASGNFMSIINCLMQLRKVCNHPDLFEVRPILTSFCIDRGVTSSYNSLNQNILKRLHENDIEQCVNLQALNFLFTYNDFMMTTNTATSTAHLQCVTQFADAIRMVREETAATTEEEQKLNYQNINEFYKGFTLKNSARIINHYGYMKYLNTLRCEKKPIYGSNLIKLLTLNGRYANTNSDVMSDLMKPLETRLLTKKDMIQQYAIVTPNVVVLDNRELILGLNQESVIHSSTKAEIHHKLYNMDNPFHQLQTKLSIAFPDKSLLQYDCGKLQNLAILLQNLKENGHRALIFTQMTKVLDILEQFLNYHGYLYLRLDGATKVEDRQILTERFNSDSRITAFILSSRSGGLGINLTGADTVIFYDSDWNPAMDKQCQDRCHRIGQTRDVHIYRFVSEHTIESNILKKANQKRQLDNIVIQKGDFTTDYFTKLSVKDLLGSEAPEEFIDENPLLLEGSAEAKDSRKLEKLLAHAEDEDDVMAARLAMKEVDLDDGDFREGSMVEGSVEDEDDVSSQDEYEGTKHVEEYMIRFIANGYLYD, from the coding sequence ATGACACAAGGTAGTCAATCGGACCAGTTAGCAACCTGGTACTACGAATATGACTTGCTGACAAATGAATTATTCCATCTCCACGAATTTACGTCGTTGCTGGAGTTTGATCCTGCGTACCGCAATGAGTCGGATGCTTTTCGGGTGTTCTTGGAGGATTGCAAACTAAGTTTGAATGTTGCTGATGATGAGCGTGATGCCAATATAGAGGAGAGCAATGCTGCAAGGAGAATTAGACGGCGACAGAAGCGGATGCAAGGAAGTGGCAGTGACGAGGAGAGGATTTTAGAGATTCGGCAGCGTGTGGCTGAGATGTATTTTCAGCTGGAACGACGACTACAAGGGTCCAGCGTCGAGGCGAACAGACCGGAAGGAGCAGACGAAGATCATAGGACTGACAAAAGGAAGAGAAAGCGGCCAGATTCAGGGGGTAGTGTCaataaaatgaaaaaagTTGGAAAAAACGGGCGGCTCGTCGTTAAGGGGGAGGACACCCGAGAAGACATTAGAGGTGACGAAGAGGATGAATTGACAAATACAAAAGATACTGGGGTAAAAATGGACATTTTGAGCTCAGATGCTGATGTTACGGGCTGTAAACTGCCGATGCTGGGGCCTGTGAATGAAGAGGAGTACGATAGTTTTTATTTTACCACATCATCGGAAGACGAAGGTTTGGTGGGTGGTGATGACAGGTCTTCGAAAAGAGGGGCAAAGGTGCTTCCAAGAATCAAAATTTTAGTACAACCTCCAAAGCAGACAATCACTAATTACTTGCATGCCAACAAGCCGGACTTTTCTTCCCTTCATGAGTTTTTGCAGTCATATCGCTCATTGGATGAAGACCTTTCAATCGAGGAATACCAAGATTACATTGCTGAACAGCGAAAGACAATAGCTGCGCTTCAAAGAGGCTTTGAACGCGGGGTGTTACGATACGATGCTGCTACTGATTCTATCCAAGGCATTAGCATTAAGGATGTTCAAAGTAATCAATGGAATAAGGCGGAACCCATATCTGTGTACTACAAAGAGCAGGAAAAACTTGCATTGCATGATCATTTGGTTAACCATGGTGTCGCTATGAGCAAAGTGTTCCAAGAGAATAAGAGATTACGAATCAGCCGTGCGCGAAAGGTTTCGCAGATGATTGAACAGCATTTTAAGCATATTGCGGGAGCTGAGGAGCGGAAATCGAAGGAGGAAGAAAAACGAAGGAAGGCCTTGGCAAGAGTAGCAATACAGGCGGTGAAAAAGCGTTGGGGTTTAGCTGAAAGGGCATACCGCGTCCTCAAAAAGGATGAGGAAGAGCAATTGAAACGTATACAAGGCAAGAAACATTTGAGTAAGATGCTTGAGCAGAGTACGCAATTGCTTGGTGCGCAGTTAAATCAGTTTGACAGTGATGATAGTGATACTGGTACCGAATATTCTGACTCTGAAGAGGTTGATAGTGATGAGGTGATGAGTacttcatcttcagaaGCGGAAGATGACCACCAAGGCACCAATGCCGAAGATGATTCGAAGTTGACAGTCGAAGAACTGCGGGACAAATACTCTGGTATAGATCAATTAGATGACGGTAGTCCTAATCCAAAATTACAGCCGTCATCTGCGGAAATTGCTAGCGATTACGATCAGCAATCAACTGAACAGTCTGTTATTGAAGAGGAAAGAACTTTAACTAGTGCGCTAAATGAGTGCGAAGATTCTGTTCTAGATGAGGATGATTCTGGTTCTCTTTCGGAAGACACCGGAAGCGACGTCGATAGTGTTTCATCCGATCAATCGAGTGACACAACTCAAACTAAACAGTCGCAATTAGCATCCTTATTCGATCAAATGGATGATGACGAAGCAGACGTGGAGGTTCGATATTCCTCAGACGAACCTAGTAGTTATGAGGAGCGCGATTTATCAGATAAATCGGATGATGTTTCGGACGAAAATCCTAGTCTTGAGCCGATTGCCGCTTCCCCAGAAACATTGGACGAAAAAGATAAACCCCGGCCAAGGACTCCTAATGATTCGCTTTCTGTTGTTGATGTTCCCATACCTTCTTTATTGCGCGGTGTGCTTAGAATTTATCAGAAACAAGGTCTGAATTGGTTGGCATCTTTGTacaataataataccaaTGGCATTCTCGCAGATGAAATGGGTTTAGGAAAAACTATCCAAACGATTTCACTGCTTGCATATCTTGCATGTGAAAAAGAAAACTGGGGACCACATCTTATTATTGTTCCAACTTCCGTTCTATTGAATTGGGAAATGGAATTCAAGAGGTTTGCACCCGGCTTTAAAGTTTTGACATACTACGGTTCTCCACAACAACGTAAGGAAAAACGTAAAGGCTGGAACAAGCCAGACGCTTTTCATGTGTGCATCACATCATATCAGTTAGTTGTTCATGACCAGCATTCCTTCAAAAGGAAAAGATGGCAATATATGATTTTGGATGAAGCGCATAACATTAAGAACTTCAGGTCTACTCGTTGGCAGGCTCTTCTAAATTTTAAtacaagaagaagactACTTTTAACAGGTACACCTTTGCAAAATAACATCGCAGAACTATGGTCACTACTATATTTCTTAATGCCACAGACTGCCATGGAAAATGGAACCATTTCTGGTTTTGCTGACTTGGCAGCTTTCCAGCAATGGTTTGGTAAGCCTGTTGATCGTATAATTGCAACAGAAGGAGAACATGATGATGAGACGAAGCAAACGGTTTCTAAACTTCACCAAGTTTTACGTCCGTATTTATTGAGACGTTTGAAAGCAGATGTGGAAAAGCAGATGCCCGCAAAGTATGAACATATTGTCTATTGTCGCTTGTCAAAGAGGCAACGTTTTTTATATGATGATTTCATGTCCCGTGCACAAACGAAGGCAACACTAGCAAGTGGAAATTTTATGTCAATCATCAATTGTTTAATGCAACTGAGGAAAGTGTGTAACCATCCTGATCTTTTCGAAGTGAGACCAATTCTTACTTCTTTCTGCATTGATAGGGGTGTTACTTCCAGCTATAACAGCCTGAACcaaaatatattgaaaagACTTCATGAAAATGATATTGAACAATGTGTCAATTTGCAAGCTCTAAATTTTCTATTTACTTATAATGACTTTATGATGACAACAAATACGGCAACTAGTACTGCTCACCTGCAATGTGTTACTCAGTTTGCTGATGCGATAAGAATGGTAAGAGAGGAAACTGCAGCGACTACAGAGGAAGAACAAAAGTTAAATTACCAAAACATTAATGAATTTTATAAAGGGTTTACTCTCAAGAACAGTGCTAGAATTATTAATCATTATGGTTACATGAAATATTTAAACACCCTACGTTGTGAGAAAAAACCAATATACGGTAGCAACCTGATAAAGCTTTTAACTTTGAATGGACGTTACGCAAATACGAATTCCGACGTCATGTCAGATTTGATGAAACCGTTAGAGACTCGATTATTAACTAAAAAGGATATGATTCAACAATATGCGATAGTAACGCCTAATGTTGTAGTTCTGGACAATAGAGAATTAATCTTAGGCTTAAACCAAGAAAGCGTTATTCATTCATCTACCAAAGCTGAAATACATCATAAGCTTTACAATATGGACAATCCATTTCACCAATTGCAGACGAAGCTTTCCATAGCCTTTCCTGATAAATCGCTATTGCAGTATGACTGTGGGAAGTTGCAGAACTTGGCTATATTGTTGCAAAATTTAAAGGAAAATGGGCATAGAGCTTTGATTTTTACTCAGATGACTAAGGTATTGGATATTTTAGAGCAATTTCTAAATTATCATGGATACCTATACTTGAGGCTGGATGGCGCAACCAAGGTTGAGGATAGACAGATTTTAACCGAGCGCTTTAATAGTGATTCGCGGATTACAGCGTTTATCTTGTCTAGTAGATCCGGAGGGTTAGGAATTAACTTGACTGGTGCCGATACTGTTATATTTTATGACTCTGACTGGAATCCTGCAATGGACAAACAGTGCCAGGATCGTTGTCACAGAATAGGTCAAACTCGAGATGTCCACATCTATAGATTTGTCAGTGAACATACTATAGAGAGtaatatattaaagaaGGCTAACCAAAAACGACAACTAGACAATATCGTCATTCAAAAAGGTGATTTCACTACGGACTACTTCACCAAGTTATCTGTCAAGGATCTGTTAGGTTCTGAAGCTCCAGAAGAATTCATAGACGAAAATCCATTGTTGCTGGAAGGATCGGCAGAAGCCAAAGACTCTAGAAAGCTAGAAAAGTTGCTAGCGCAtgctgaagatgaagacgaCGTAATGGCAGCAAGATTGGCGATGAAAGAAGTTGATCTTGATGATGGCGATTTCAGAGAAGGAAGTATGGTAGAAGGCTCTGTTGAAGACGAGGATGATGTCAGTTCGCAAGATGAATATGAGGGTACAAAACACGTCGAGGAGTATATGATACGGTTCATTGCAAATGGATATTTATATGATTAG
- a CDS encoding C2H2-type zinc finger protein (Syntenic homolog of Ashbya gossypii ADR308C; Syntenic homolog of Ashbya gossypii NOHBY437; No homolog in Saccharomyces cerevisiae; Similar to Ashbya gossypii AEL077W), with amino-acid sequence MKANQYESRHLSISDAHKMGPMSISLCPLRTPEASGGSTHVPPPLIPPLLQQRLMSQASQRQVMVPSSYALRQSSPQVTNIMGELTSLKNSLYQSLNGELTTEEYNSIYQHLAQLLASLPPPVEASPTQPHTRLPSISQVIAGNEQQDLQQQTFIISSKDIYNHAYISPPVSSTLPTMPVSSEVSVQSTQNTGGRRNACKVCGRECRRPSTLKTHMLTHTGQRPFRCRFPGCNKSFNVRSNMLRHERLHDRNGEMNTTKTSVTTATTNTTANETLA; translated from the coding sequence ATGAAAGCCAACCAGTATGAATCGCGACACCTGTCGATTAGCGATGCACACAAGATGGGTCCGATGTCGATTTCATTATGCCCTCTGCGAACACCGGAAGCATCTGGAGGGTCCACACACGTTCCACCGCCTCTTATACCGCCATTACTACAGCAGCGCTTAATGTCTCAAGCTTCTCAAAGACAAGTTATGGTTCCTAGTTCGTATGCACTACGGCAGAGCTCACCCCAAGTTACTAATATAATGGGCGAACTGACGTCCTTAAAGAACTCGCTATATCAATCGCTGAACGGCGAATTGACTACAGAGGAATACAACAGCATTTATCAGCACCTAGCTCAGCTGCTGGCTTCTCTGCCTCCACCGGTGGAGGCATCGCCTACGCAGCCGCATACACGGCTACCCTCTATTTCTCAAGTTATAGCTGGTAACGAACAGCAAGATCTACAACAGCAAACTTTCATAATATCCTCCAAAGACATATATAACCATGCATACATTTCACCACCGGTCAGTTCTACTCTACCTACTATGCCTGTGTCTTCAGAGGTCTCGGTGCAGTCTACACAAAATACTGGTGGAAGGAGGAACGCATGCAAAGTATGCGGAAGAGAATGTCGCCGACCTTCGACACTAAAAACACATATGCTAACCCATACGGGACAGCGACCTTTCCGGTGCAGGTTTCCTGGATGCAATAAGAGCTTTAATGTAAGAAGTAATATGCTAAGACACGAACGACTACACGATAGAAACGGTGAAATGAACACTACTAAAACCTCTGTGACCACGGCCACGACTAATACTACTGCCAACGAAACATTAGCGTAA